The genomic region CGCTCTCGGCGGCGAGTACCTGCTGGTCGAGGCCTCGCCCTCCGCGCTCAACATCGTGGGCGGCATCGGTGCGATCATCATGTTCTTCCTCGTCAGCGCCCTCGAGCTGCTGGTGATGTTCCTGCAGGCCTACGTCTTCACGCTGCTGACCGCGATGTACGTCGCCGGTGCGGTTGCCGAGGAGCACTGAGCCGACCGCGCCCAGGCGCACCGTGCGGCCCGTCCGCACCCCCGATTCCCACAACTTCATATGGTCAACAAAGTCATGAGACTCCACGACGCGCCCTGCGTCACGACGAAAGGAAAGCTGTGACCGGCTCTCTCAACATGCTCGGCTACGGCGTCGCCACGATCGGTCCCGCCATCGCGGTCGGCCTGATCTTCGCTGCCTACATCAACGGTGTCGCCCGCCAGCCCGAGGCCCAGTCGCGCCTCCAGTCGATCGCGATCCTCGGCTTCGCGCTCGCCGAGGCCCTGGCGATCATCGGCATCGCGCTCGCCTTCGCCATCCAGTGACCTACGCCTCGGCGCCCTACCTCACGAGGTGATACATGTCTGAGTCCGTTCGGGCAGCGGAAGAGCTCAACCCGCTGATCCCGCACCTGTCCGAGATCATTCTCGGCGCAGTCTGGTTCCTCATCCTGCTCGGCCTGATCTGGAAGTTCGTCGTCCCGAACTTCGAGAAGGCCTACGCCGACCGCACCGCCGCCATCGAGGGCGGCCTCGCGGCGGCGGAGACCAAGCAGGCCGAGGCCGACGCCAAGCTCGCCGAGCTCGAGGCCCAGCTCGCGGACGCCCGCCACGAGGCGGCGCGCATCCGTGAGGAGGCCCGCGAGCAGGGCGCTGCGATCGTCAGCGACCTGCGTGCGCAGGGGCAGGCCGAGCAGACCCGCATCGTCGAGGCCGGCAAGGCGCAGATCGAGGCGGAGCGCCAGCAGGCGGTCGCGTCGCTGCGCGCCGAGGTCGGCTCGCTGGCCACGGGCCTGGCCGGTCGCATCGTCGGGGAGAGCCTGGAGGACGAGGCCCGCCAGGGTCGCGTCGTCGAGCGCTTCCTCGCCGACCTCGAGACCGGGACGCCGGGGGTCAACTGAGATGACCTCGGACTTCCGCGGAGCATCGGCCGACGCCGTCGCCACGCTGACCGGTGAGCTGGAGACCTCGGTCTCCGGCTCGCCGGAGGTCGCCACGCAGGTCAGTCGCGACCTCTTCTCGGTCGCCACGACCCTGCGCGGCGAGGGGGCGCTGCGGCGTTTCGTCACCGACGCCTCGGTGGCCCCCGAGGCCCGTCAGGGACTCGTGGACCAGGTCCTCGGCGGCAAGGTGAGCGAGCAGGCCCTGGTCGTGCTGCGCGCGGCGGTGAGCCGTCGCTGGACCAGGACCCGTGACCTCGCCGACGCCCTCGAGCACCTCAGCGTCGTGACGCTGGTGCGCTCGGCGGGTGGCGACGCCTCGCGCCTCGCCGACGAGATGTTCGCCTTCGGGCAGGCGGTCAGGTCGACGCCGGCCCTGCGCGACGCACTCTCCGACCCCGCCCGCTCCCACCAGGACAAGGCCCGGCTCGTCGAGGACCTCCTCGCCGGCAAGGTCCTTCCCGCCACGCTCAGCCTGGTCACCCAGGCGCTCGCCGGCACCTACCGCACCGTCGGTGTGGCGCTGGCCGAGTACCAGAAGGTGGCCGCCGAGGCCCAGCACCAGGGCGTCGCCACGGTGCGGGTCGCACGCGACCTGCCCGACGACGAGCGCGCCCGCCTCGCCGGCGCCCTCGAGCGTCAGTACGGCCGGCCCGTCCACCTCAACGTGGTCGTCGACCCCGCCGTCCTCGGTGGCATCCGGGTCGAGATCGGCGACGACGTCATCGACGGGACGATCTCGAGCCGTCTCGACGACGCCCGCCGCCGCCTCGTCGGCTGACCGCCCGCACCAACCCGACTTCGTAGAGACACAAGAGAGAAGGCACCAAGATGACGGAGCTCTCCATCCGTCCGGACGAGATCCGTGACGCGCTTGCCAAGTACGTCGCCGACTACCAGCCCGACGCGTCCAGCCGCGAAGAGGTCGGCTACGTCGCCTCCGCCGGCGACGGCATCGCCCGCGTCAGCGGTCTGCCCTCGGCCATGGCGAACGAGCTGCTGGAGTTCGAGGACGGCACCCGGGGCCTGGCCCTGAACCTCGACACCCGCGAGATCGGCGTCGTCATCCTCGGTGACTTCGACAAGATCGAGGAGGGTCAGACCGTGCGCCGCACCGGCGAGATCCTCTCGGTCCCGGTCGGCGACGACTTCATGGGCCGTGTGGTCGACCCGCTCGGCAACCCCATCGACGGTCTCGGCGAGATCTCCGCCGTGGGTCGTCGTGCCCTGGAGCTGCAGGCCCCGACGGTGATGGACCGCAAGTCGGTGCACGAGCCGATGGCCACCGGCATCAAGGCGATCGACTCGCTCACCCCGATCGGGCGCGGCCAGCGCCAGCTGATCATCGGTGACCGCGCGACCGGCAAGACCACGATCGCGATCGACACGATCATCAACCAGAAGCAGAACTGGGACTCCGGCGACCCGACGAAGCAGGTGCGCTGCATCTACGTCGCGATCGGCCAGAAGGGCTCGACCATCGCCTCCGTGCGTGGCGCCCTCGAGGAGGCCGGCGCGCTGGAGTACACCACCATCGTGGCCTCGCCGGCCTCGGACTCGGCGGGCTTCAAGTACCTCGCGCCGTACACCGGCTCGGCCATCGGCCAGCAGTGGATGTACGACGGCAAGCACGTCCTGATCGTGTTCGACGACCTGACCAAGCAGGCCGAGGCCTACCGCGCCGTGTCGCTGCTGCTGCGTCGCCCGCCGGGCCGCGAGGCCTACCCGGGTGACGTCTTCTACCTGCACAGCCGCCTGCTCGAGCGCTGCGCGAAGCTCTCCGACGAGCTGGGCGCGGGCTCGATGACCGGCCTGCCGATCATCGAGACCAAGGCCAACGACGTCTCGGCGTTCATCCCGACCAACGTCATCTCGATCACCGACGGCCAGATCTTCCTGCAGTCCGACCTCTTCGCCGCCAACCAGCGCCCGGCCATCGACGTGGGCGTCTCGGTCTCGCGCGTGGGTGGTGCCGCCATGACCAAGGCGATGAAGAAGGTCACCGGCTCGCTCAAGGTCGACCTGGCGCAGTTCCGCGCCATGGAGGCCTTCGCGATGTTCGCCTCCGACCTCGACGCCGCCTCGCGCCAGCAGCTCGACCGCGGCCAGCGCCTGATGGCGCTGCTCAAGCAGTCGGCCTACTCGCCGTACCCGCTCGAGGACATGGTGGTCTCGATGTGGCTGGGCACCACCGGTCGCCTCGACCGCGTGCCCGTCGGCGACGTGATCCGCTTCGAGCAGGAGTTCATCGACTACGTGCGCCGCTCGCACGAGGGCATCTTGTCCTCGATCCGCGAGACGCAGAAGTTCGAGGACGAGGACGGCCTGGAGAGCGCGTACGACTCCTTCCTCGACCAGTTCGAGACCTCCGACGGCGGCTCGATCAAGATCGGCCACGAGGCCGACGCCGAGGCGATGGAGGACGACGAGCTCGGCCAGGAGCAGATCGTCAAGCAGAAGCGGGGCTGACCATGGCCGTATCGCTGCGTGAGTACCGCGCGCGGATCAAGTCGACCGAGTCGATGAAGAAGATCACGCGCGCCATGGAGCTCATTGCTGCGTCCCGGATCGTCAAGGCGCAGCAGCGGGCACAGGCGGCAGCGCCGTACGCCCGCGAGCTGACCCGTGCGGTGTCGGCGGTGGCGACGTTCTCGGACGTCGACCACCCGCTGACCAAGGAGGAGGAGAACCCCAAGCGGGCCGCCGTCCTGATCGTCACGAGCGACCGTGGCCTGGCCGGGGCCTACTCCTCGAGCGTGCTCAAGGAGGCCGAGAGGCTCGCCGAGCGCCTGCGCGAGGAGGGCAAGGAGATCGACACCTTCATCGCGGGCCGCAAGGGCGAGGCGTACTACAAGTTCCGCCAGCGTCCGGTCGAGCAGACCTGGACCGGGTTCTCCGACCAGCCGTCCTACGACGTCGCCGCGGAGATCGGGGAGACCCTGATCGAGCGGTTCCTGCGCGAGCAGGGCGAGGAGGGCGACGTCGACGAGGTGCACGTGGTCTACACGCGCTTCGTGTCGATGCTGACCCAGGAGCCGACCGCGGTGCGGCTGCTGCCGCTCGAGGTCGTCGAGGGCGAGGAGGCCCCCGAGGAGTCCGAGCTGCTGCCGCTCTACGAGTTCGAGCCCTCGCCCGAGGCGGTGCTCGACGGGCTGCTGCCGCAGTACGTCCAGTCGCGGATCTTCTTCTGCCTGCTGCAGGCGGCCGCCTCCGAGCTCGCCGCTCGCCAGAAGGCGATGAAGTCGGCCACCGACAACGCCGAAGAGCTCATCAAGAAGTACAAGCGGATCGCCAACCAGGCCCGCCAGGCCGGCATTACCCAGGAAATCAGCGAGATCGTCGGTGGCGTCAACGCGCTCGCCGATGCCAACGCCGGTGCCGAATAAGTGGAGTGAGTGAGAGACATGACTGCAACGCTTGAAGAGACCACCCAGGCCGGCGGCGCCAGCGTGGGGCGCATCGCCCGCGTGATCGGCCCGGTCGTCGACGTGGAGTACCCCGTCGACAACATGCCCGACATCTACAACAAGCTCACCGCCGAGGTCGTCCTCAACGGTGAGACCACGGTGCTGCCCCTCGAGGTGGCCCAGCACATCGGTGACGGCATGGTCCGTGCCATCTCGCTGAAGCCGACCGACGGCCTCGTGCGCGGCGGCCAGGTCATCGACACCGGTGAGCCGATCATGGTGCCGGTCGGCGACGTGACCCTGGGTCGCGTCTTCAACGCCACCGGTGACGTGCTGAACCTCGAGGAGGGCGAGCAGCTCGCCGAGCACGAGCGCTGGGGCATCCACCGCAAGGCGCCCGCCTTCGACCAGCTCGAGTCGAAGACCCAGATGTTCGAGACCGGCATCAAGGTCATCGACCTGCTGACGCCCTACGTGCAGGGCGGCAAGATCGGCCTGTTCGGCGGCGCCGGTGTGGGCAAGACGGTGCTCATCCAGGAGATGATCGCCCGGGTGGCCAAGAACCACGGTGGTGTGTCGGTGTTCGCCGGTGTCGGTGAGCGCACCCGTGAGGGCAACGACCTCATCGTCGAGATGGAGGAGGCCGGCGTCCTCGGGCAGACCGCCCTCGTCTTCGGCCAGATGGACGAGCCGCCGGGCACCCGCCTGCGGGTGGCGCTCTCGGCGCTGACGATGGCGGAGTACTTCCGCGACGTGCAGAACCAGGACGTGCTGCTCTTCATCGACAACATCTTCCGGTTCACCCAGGCCGGCTCGGAGGTCTCGACCCTGCTGGGTCGGATGCCCTCGGCCGTGGGCTACCAGCCCAACCTGGCCGACGAGATGGGTGTGCTCCAGGAGCGGATCACCTCGACGCGAGGCAACTCGATCACCTCGATGCAGGCGATCTACGTCCCCGCGGACGACTACACCGACCCGGCGCCGGCCACCACGTTCGCCCACCTCGACGCGACCACCGAGCTGTCGCGCGAGATCGCCTCGCTGGGCATCTACCCGGCCGTGGACCCGCTGACCTCGACGTCGCGGATCCTCGACCCGCAGTACATCGGCAAGGAGCACTACGACTGCGCGATCCGCGTCAAGCAGATCCTGCAGCGCAACAAGGAGCTCCAGGACATCATCGCCATCCTCGGTGTCGACGAGCTGTCGGAGGAGGACAAGGTCATCGTGTCCCGCGCGCGCCGCATCCAGCGGTTCCTCTCGCAGAACACCTACGTGGCCAAGCAGTTCACCGGCATCGAGGGCTCGACCGTCCCGGTCGCCGACACGATCGAGGCGTTCAACAAGATCGCCGAGGGCGAGTACGACCACGTGGCCGAGCAGGCCTTCTTCATGTGCGGCGGTCTGGACGACGTCGAGAAGAAGTGGGCCGAGATCCAGAAGAACCTCTGATGGCGGACGAGGTCGGCACCGGCCTGCAGGTCGAGCTGGTCGCCGCCGACCGGACCGTGTGGTCCGGCGAGGCGTCGATGGTGATCGCGCGCACGACGGAGGGTGACCTGGGTGTGCTGCCCGGGCACGCCCCGCTGCTGTCGCTGCTCACCGAGGCCGCGGTGGAGATCAGCTCGGTCGAGGGTGTCGTGCACGCGGCGGTCGACGGCGGGTTCCTCTCCGTCGCCGGCGACCGTGTCTCGATCCTGACCGAGCACGCCCTGCTCGCCGAGGAGATCAAGATCGACGAGGCCAAGGCGGCGCTGGAGGCGGCCGAGGGCCTGCCCACCGGCGACGAGCGCGAGCTGCACCTGCGGCGCGCCCAGGCCCGGATCCGGGCGGCCGAGAAGGCGGGCTGACCCCACCTGCTGGAGTCCCGACCGTGCCGCTAGGGTGATGCCCTCAGCGCGGTCGGGACTCAGGCAGGGGGACGTGGATGCCGGTGTGGCAGTGGCTGCTCGACGCAGCCGGTGTGCTCCTGGTGCTCGTCCTCCTCTACGGCCTCGCCCTGGTCGTGCGCCGTCGTGTCATCGCTCGTGACGGCGGCACCTTCGAGCTCAGCCACCGCGTCCGGTCCGACAGGGCCGGGCGCGGTTGGCTTCTCGGGATCGGGCGCTACTCGGGCGAGCAGCTCGAGTGGTTCCGCATCTTCTCCTTGTCGCCACGGCCCAAGCGCACCTGGGAGCGCAGCGAGCTGACCTACGAGGCTCGCCGCGCGCCGGAGGGTGCCGAGCAGTCCTCGCTGTTCCCCGACCACGTGGTCATCGTGTGCCACAGCGCCACCGGGGCCGACGTCGAGCTGGCGATGGGAACGTCGTCGCTGACCGGCTTCCAGTCGTGGCTGGAGGCACGCCCCCCGGGTGCGGAGATGCCCGGCTCCCGCTGACCGACGCCGTCGGTCGAGCAGTGACGAGCACCAGCGAGGAACGTCGTCGAGACCCGGTGAGGTGCCCACGCGCCGTACGCCGGGCCATCCTGCTGAGCGCGCAGTG from Nocardioides salarius harbors:
- a CDS encoding F0F1 ATP synthase subunit epsilon, whose amino-acid sequence is MADEVGTGLQVELVAADRTVWSGEASMVIARTTEGDLGVLPGHAPLLSLLTEAAVEISSVEGVVHAAVDGGFLSVAGDRVSILTEHALLAEEIKIDEAKAALEAAEGLPTGDERELHLRRAQARIRAAEKAG
- the atpD gene encoding F0F1 ATP synthase subunit beta — translated: MTATLEETTQAGGASVGRIARVIGPVVDVEYPVDNMPDIYNKLTAEVVLNGETTVLPLEVAQHIGDGMVRAISLKPTDGLVRGGQVIDTGEPIMVPVGDVTLGRVFNATGDVLNLEEGEQLAEHERWGIHRKAPAFDQLESKTQMFETGIKVIDLLTPYVQGGKIGLFGGAGVGKTVLIQEMIARVAKNHGGVSVFAGVGERTREGNDLIVEMEEAGVLGQTALVFGQMDEPPGTRLRVALSALTMAEYFRDVQNQDVLLFIDNIFRFTQAGSEVSTLLGRMPSAVGYQPNLADEMGVLQERITSTRGNSITSMQAIYVPADDYTDPAPATTFAHLDATTELSREIASLGIYPAVDPLTSTSRILDPQYIGKEHYDCAIRVKQILQRNKELQDIIAILGVDELSEEDKVIVSRARRIQRFLSQNTYVAKQFTGIEGSTVPVADTIEAFNKIAEGEYDHVAEQAFFMCGGLDDVEKKWAEIQKNL
- a CDS encoding F0F1 ATP synthase subunit gamma, producing the protein MAVSLREYRARIKSTESMKKITRAMELIAASRIVKAQQRAQAAAPYARELTRAVSAVATFSDVDHPLTKEEENPKRAAVLIVTSDRGLAGAYSSSVLKEAERLAERLREEGKEIDTFIAGRKGEAYYKFRQRPVEQTWTGFSDQPSYDVAAEIGETLIERFLREQGEEGDVDEVHVVYTRFVSMLTQEPTAVRLLPLEVVEGEEAPEESELLPLYEFEPSPEAVLDGLLPQYVQSRIFFCLLQAAASELAARQKAMKSATDNAEELIKKYKRIANQARQAGITQEISEIVGGVNALADANAGAE
- a CDS encoding DUF2550 domain-containing protein; the protein is MPVWQWLLDAAGVLLVLVLLYGLALVVRRRVIARDGGTFELSHRVRSDRAGRGWLLGIGRYSGEQLEWFRIFSLSPRPKRTWERSELTYEARRAPEGAEQSSLFPDHVVIVCHSATGADVELAMGTSSLTGFQSWLEARPPGAEMPGSR
- a CDS encoding F0F1 ATP synthase subunit delta, whose amino-acid sequence is MTSDFRGASADAVATLTGELETSVSGSPEVATQVSRDLFSVATTLRGEGALRRFVTDASVAPEARQGLVDQVLGGKVSEQALVVLRAAVSRRWTRTRDLADALEHLSVVTLVRSAGGDASRLADEMFAFGQAVRSTPALRDALSDPARSHQDKARLVEDLLAGKVLPATLSLVTQALAGTYRTVGVALAEYQKVAAEAQHQGVATVRVARDLPDDERARLAGALERQYGRPVHLNVVVDPAVLGGIRVEIGDDVIDGTISSRLDDARRRLVG
- the atpA gene encoding F0F1 ATP synthase subunit alpha — encoded protein: MTELSIRPDEIRDALAKYVADYQPDASSREEVGYVASAGDGIARVSGLPSAMANELLEFEDGTRGLALNLDTREIGVVILGDFDKIEEGQTVRRTGEILSVPVGDDFMGRVVDPLGNPIDGLGEISAVGRRALELQAPTVMDRKSVHEPMATGIKAIDSLTPIGRGQRQLIIGDRATGKTTIAIDTIINQKQNWDSGDPTKQVRCIYVAIGQKGSTIASVRGALEEAGALEYTTIVASPASDSAGFKYLAPYTGSAIGQQWMYDGKHVLIVFDDLTKQAEAYRAVSLLLRRPPGREAYPGDVFYLHSRLLERCAKLSDELGAGSMTGLPIIETKANDVSAFIPTNVISITDGQIFLQSDLFAANQRPAIDVGVSVSRVGGAAMTKAMKKVTGSLKVDLAQFRAMEAFAMFASDLDAASRQQLDRGQRLMALLKQSAYSPYPLEDMVVSMWLGTTGRLDRVPVGDVIRFEQEFIDYVRRSHEGILSSIRETQKFEDEDGLESAYDSFLDQFETSDGGSIKIGHEADAEAMEDDELGQEQIVKQKRG
- a CDS encoding F0F1 ATP synthase subunit C, whose amino-acid sequence is MTGSLNMLGYGVATIGPAIAVGLIFAAYINGVARQPEAQSRLQSIAILGFALAEALAIIGIALAFAIQ
- a CDS encoding F0F1 ATP synthase subunit B → MSESVRAAEELNPLIPHLSEIILGAVWFLILLGLIWKFVVPNFEKAYADRTAAIEGGLAAAETKQAEADAKLAELEAQLADARHEAARIREEAREQGAAIVSDLRAQGQAEQTRIVEAGKAQIEAERQQAVASLRAEVGSLATGLAGRIVGESLEDEARQGRVVERFLADLETGTPGVN